A region of Pyramidobacter piscolens W5455 DNA encodes the following proteins:
- a CDS encoding TCP-1/cpn60 chaperonin family protein, whose amino-acid sequence VGSATETEQKELKLRIDDALSATRAAVEEGIVAGGGVALVNCVDYLEKEIEKQGLKGDVRTGANIVLNSLSSPLHLIATNAGLQGDVVVAKVLSLEEGHGLDASNGEYVDLIKAGIIDPVKVTRSALENAASIAKMILTTEVLVADKPEEKKADPAGGMGPGMGGMY is encoded by the coding sequence AGGTCGGTTCCGCTACCGAGACTGAGCAGAAAGAACTGAAGCTCCGCATCGACGACGCGCTTTCCGCCACCCGCGCGGCCGTTGAAGAAGGCATCGTAGCCGGCGGCGGCGTAGCCCTCGTCAACTGCGTCGATTACCTTGAGAAGGAGATCGAGAAACAGGGGCTGAAGGGCGACGTCCGCACGGGCGCCAACATCGTGCTCAACTCTCTGTCTTCGCCTCTGCATCTGATCGCGACCAACGCCGGCCTGCAGGGCGACGTCGTTGTCGCGAAAGTCCTTTCCCTTGAGGAAGGGCATGGCCTTGACGCTTCCAACGGCGAGTATGTCGATCTGATCAAGGCGGGCATCATCGACCCTGTCAAGGTCACCCGCAGCGCTCTTGAGAACGCCGCTTCCATTGCCAAGATGATCCTGACCACCGAAGTCCTCGTGGCCGACAAGCCCGAGGAGAAGAAGGCCGATCCGGCCGGCGGCATGGGACCTGGCATGGGCGGAATGTACTAG